A region of the Osmia lignaria lignaria isolate PbOS001 chromosome 5, iyOsmLign1, whole genome shotgun sequence genome:
CTTTCGTCGCAGTTTGTATAATTGCAATCTTTAAGCATCGTTCTCTTTTCCTTCCTAATCTTTGGTTCATCTTTGCTCACCGGAAGAGAAAAAGATTGCCTTATTTTAAAATCTATAATCAATGCGAACGATATAATATCATTAGAAGATTAAATACCTACACCACTATTATTTAAAGTCGCCTATATGTTAAAGAGTAATATTGAGCAGCAATGGTAACTTTATTTAATTGCACGCATTTTTTTGGAGATTTCCAACAAATCAGCGGTCCAGATAAGATTGTCTTAAGAATGATATAAagatataattcaatttttataaaagctCAAAAGAGTACTTTCATAGAGTACTTGAACCATCGTTATTTTTTCTACTATgattaaagaatattaaaatgagCAATTATAGATGGTTCCATTGCGTTCATTAAGCTTTATAAATAACCTGCTGACGCTGTAAGTAACGTTTAAAAAACTCTTTGTGTTTCGAACGAACCATAATCTTAAACGAAGACAGTCCACGAAGAACATGGCCTTCGCGTGCAATTATCTCGCTCATTGGAACTCTGTTAACTGGCAACTTTTTCAAAGACTGTCTGGTCCGCTCTTCTTGCGTTTTCGCAATAGCTAGTTGATGTTCAACGGCATCAACGGGACGTACTTGTCACTGGGCCGGAATTTGTACTGGGAGCAGAGTCGATTCGACTCAGATTCCGCATAGCCATTTCTGAAATCAAATGGGAAGACCACCATAGAGATATCATGGTTAGATTTTGCAACCCTAATCATCCGATTATGGGGTAAAAATGTTAGTAcatgttatttgaaaatattagtaAACATTAGTTTCAAgcgtatctaattaatttttcatttgcacGAATTGAGGATGAGTTGGATCCCATAAGCACCATCACCACCATCGTCACCAACACCCTATGGACCCTAGTTTCAAACAAAATTACATTGGAAAAGTGTTTCTTCTCACGCGTAGCCACGAAGAAATTGTTCTTTCTTCCTGAGAATCTCACGCATCGCCTGCAGAAACATCTTGAAGAAGAGAATCTTGTGGGCATAATAGTCCCGAGGCGATTTGTTGATCTCATACCGCGAAGAATGTTCCCAGTACATGGGACAGCTATGGAGATTCGATAACGCAATCGTTAAAAGCGTCTTTAAGTATTATCATCATTAGTGTAATTGATCATTCCTCTATAACGTTAATCACCCTTTTAAGACTTGTTCGTTTTCCGATGGTTGAACGAACCCTATATCCAAACTAACGTAGAATCTTTTTCAGGTAAAATCCTACCTTTGCCATTGGGAGCAAGGACGTCGTTCTTTGAAGCAAGTCACTTGTATGACGTTGAAGAAGAGGGCACCCAGGGTGTTCGCCACTTCCGTATTAAGATTCTGCAGACATCGACGGAACTTCGCGTCGCAGTCGCAATGGGATCGCGTGAACGGTGAGTTGTTGCATATACCATGGATGCATTCTTGCGGTGATATCACATATGGACAATGGTCGTGTTCTCTGCAACAGGCGTCCTCTGCTGCGTGTTGACCCAGCTCGTCGTACGATTTGGCCAAGGTACCTGGTCCACACCATTTGGTTCCTGGATATATCAGACCACCTCCTGGTGGTTGATTCTAACAAGAaaatttatctcttttttttatttttaaactcggtaggcaaaattattgaaatgaaTTCGTACTTTTCCTTTATCGTAAGAGGCCTTGCAGGTCTTCTCGAGGTCAGTGACGAGTTTGCTGGACACCTGCATCACCTTCCTGGGATCAGCACCTAGGACCATCTTCTGTATGACCCCACGATCGGTGTACAAGGCACAGAATGGAGGCACTGCGTTCAGTTCCACCATTCTGGACATGGTGTTGTCCGCCACGAGAACGCTGGCCTCGGTTTCATCCCCCCACAAGATTGGTATTAATAGCAGAACCACGGCGAGCATCTGTAAGGGAAGGTATAAGACAGAATGAAATTTTCTGGAATTTAGAATAAGAATTTTTGGAAATGAAACTTGATGGCATCTTATGGCTATTTAAAATTccattattcttgattttttttGAGAACTCGTTCAGTAGATTAGTGCTTATTGAATGCGTTCGTTGCCACGAAGGTCGCAGATGACATCACTCGTTGAAAGTAAAATCTCATTTCTAATTCTTTATTACTTTACGATACAGCACCCCTGTTTGTCCTTCCTTGTCAAGTTATAAGGTTATCGAACAATTTTATCTAACAAACTAACGTTGACTTTGCGTTAGAAACTCGTTAGCCAAAATCTTGAAAGCTTGGCAAACACTTCGGACAAGCCGACCTCGTGTACGAGGGTCATTGTGATCCTCTATTATGACGACACGAATTTAATGAAAAGTGACTGCGTTACATgacattttctttcttaatcgAACATTAATCGTTGCTCGTTAAACGGTCAAACAGATTGGAAGCTAACAGGAATTCCGGTCGGTTTAACGAGCAAGTTGGGGAGTTAGATCGATTAAATGTCGGCGGGTTCGTGAACAGATCGAATCACAGTGATCGGGGATTTACCTTGGCTTTTTCTTCGCCAGACGTTCATGATCAAcggtcacttttttttttaatatccttGACATAATAAACGACTTGTTTCTTTAGGTCCGAATCGTTTTAGTTGATTTTTCAATGGTACTCGATTTCTTAGGCGCATTGGAACTCTATTCAAATTGGATAAATTTTGATCTagtatttgaataatttgaaattttataaaatacagaTTTGTATTGATATGAATTGACACGATTACAATAATAACGAGGAAGTTGTTTTGCATTCGTTTAATCTACAAGGCTGCATCgcgattaattattaatcagaAAAGCAACATTGAGGcgtttttctattttctcgAGGCAGAAATCAAGGTTCCTAGGTTTGTGCAATATTTTGCCATTTAAATAGCATTGCCAAGAAGTTGCAATCAGTTTGCTTCGAGTAATATTTATCTTGCAAACAATGAAATTCAATATTGATCGAGCGGGAAATTGCAAAAGCACTTACTGTTAATTTGTAGAAATTAGCACGTTGCAAGGACTATGTTGCGGCACGGATGAAAGAAGATAAATTAACATTTCACCTTTCTGTACATTCTTCTTCACTTCGATGCACGCATTATACttcgattttattaaaaaatgaatttctgaaAATTCTGCAAAAAATATACAAACGTCGTTCAATCCCTGGAACTTCACAGcactaaaaagaaaagaaatgttatATCAGAAAGCTATCGATATGAACATCGATACTCGATCCAGGAGCAAAGAAATTCGAAGCTGTGACTTCGAGGAACGTTACACGACTGATGGTGCTTCACCTTTCTCAGCCATCGTTACCAAAGATTCCTCCAAGGACGGTATTACGGTAAGGTCGCAAAGAAGATAAGGAACAAAGACCAAAACGTCGAAGGCTCCTTACCGGTTGTCCTTCCCACTGACGCATCGAAATCGCGAAAGAAATCGGACTCAGTTTCATCGGTTTCACCGACTAGGCGCAACGATACGAGAGCGTTGAACGTCCTTGCTAATCCCTGGCTCTCGTTATCCGCTACCAAATGATTTTCAATGAATCGAAAAGTAACCTTCGTGAATTAATGAAGAATTCGATGGAGGATCGTTTTCGACAATTACCTTGTGCGAATCGTGGAATgcaaaaatacaagaaataatttttgcaGTTTCGAGAAATAATGAATTCATTCGGAAGTCATTGAAATAATTCGAAATTCAACGTCTAAGAGTAATTAATAGCTGCAAGATGATTGATCGGAACGAACAGGGATGAAGAATCGCAGGTAATAACGCTGCTAGATAATCCAATCAATGAGATCGATGATTATTCAACGGGAAAACTCGTCCAATCGATAGAGATTTAATTCGATTAGCCCGATTAGATCGTCCCAGTTTGGGGAGGCGAGTGATCCATCGAACGTCACACGAATCACCCCACGCTCGGTGAAATTGAGCCAGATATCCGTGAATCTGGGTCAGCAGGCCTCGTTGACGAACTTGTCACTTGAACCTGTGTGCTCTCTATAACCGTGGCGGATCAACAACTTTGACCCACCTTCGTGGATCTGTGAGGGTCAATCCATCGCGTTTAATCAACCCCTTCTCGAGGAACTCTACTATCGAAAGTGAGAAATGATTTACACGATGATTCTACAAATTCTGACAGTGTTGAAACGTTGATTAGCAAGTGactaattaatacacgagagtGCAAGTCATTGTTAAATGAACTTTTAACGATCGATtgtgaaaaggaagaaaagtaaTTTGTCTGAAAGGCTAATTAGTTTTATCCTTCCTACAAATAAAcgacttatttattaattatcaatggTAAAAACAACACTGAATGATAACACCTGTTCAAAAATCTTCATGCACACCCGTAACAACGATCACAGTCCATTCATAACAAGTTATTAGAATAAGAATAAAAACTCAAGTGTTGAAACGACGAGAAAATCGGTGAATTACTTGCACTGACGTCAAAAGGACAATTCCCGAAGAATCGTCGCTCGTTGCGATAGCAAGCGGTTGCACGCGTCGCTAAATCGATCAATTACCCTGTGGAAAGCTCGTACACGTGTGATGGCGAGCATGTGAATCACAACGTATCACCGACGGTGATCGCAGAAGATCGTCGAATAAATCGTGCCGAAGTATACACCGTTTTCGACGAGGACCCGAAGAGCCGAGGGTTGATCTCGAACAAAGGGTTGAAAGCTCGATTGGACGGAGAAGACGTACGAGCCGGTGGAATAACACGGAACTCactgaaagaagagaaaaggtgTGCGAGAACGAGGGGTTGCACGACCGACACTCCCACCCCCAGCTGCGCACCCCCGAAACCGCAACGCGACTCGAGCTGCTGCAGTGCGCAACAACCCCTTGATCAGGTGACTACAACCACTCCGATCCTCTGATATTTCCGAAGGAAATTAGCCAGAAAATAGCTCGATTAGAATGATTTGCCAAAGGGGTGGTTTCTGAGCTGCTGCAGTGTGCAATCCTTGCATACAGATATTAGTTTTCTAATCTTGTGAAAGTTTTGAAGGAAACTACcaaggaaattttttttttatctgagtTCAAAGGGGGTGGTTTTTGAGTTAGTGCATTGTGCAACCCTTCTTCATGATTCTGTGAAATTTTTGAAGGATTCTTGTAAGCCCAGTGGAATGTTCTATTGAAGTTGAGTACAAAAGTAGGGTGAAAAAGATAGAATAGGATAGCAGAAACACAATTAGTATCGTCGCGTGATTATCTAATTACTTTAAAAGGTACAGACTAtcgtaaaaataaaatgcaCTCCGTTGTTGAAAtacgaaaaatattttgaaaatatcgtCTATCGATTCGTCGCACGTTCACGTTAAAGgaaatatattttgaataatgtaTACGTATGAGACTACGTGTCCAGCATGTTGCTCGATCGTTTTAGGATAAAACAATTGAAACGAAAATTGTTGTAACGATAGGTTTATAGCTTTGACTTTCGCGTAAATTAACGATACGTGTTCCGGGGATTCAATCGTTTCCTGGTCACGTTTGTATGCGATACTCTTGGTTTCAGAATCTTCTCACAGGATCGATCGACGTGAacacattgaaattttaataatatggagacaaaaaagaattagaaataaGTGATTtaggaaattcatttttttaaaagacTTTTTAACGGAGACTGAAAGTGTCAGAAGGGTTGATTGGTACATACGTCTATTCTATATCAAATCAATATACGTACAATGAAAAATTCTGATCTCGTTTAATTTCCAATGAGAGGGATCGATTGAATCCTTATAACTCCGCAGGATCGAGTTCTTCTAACGAAGGCTCCTTATCGGGATTCTATGGAATTCGTAAGATGTCCTCCGGTTGGTACAAAGATTTACTTTACTCCTCAACGGTTGCCATCAGACTGATCGTTGAAATGGTTCGTCAGGATTACTAATATTCCGTGAGGTATATAGATACACGAATCCACTTGGTCCAGATTACACGGGGGAGATTCCGAATCACGTGATACGCCGTATGTTTATAACGTATATAAGTTGACAATTGTAAATAGATCGGATTAATTTGTTGCGACTGGTCGCAGGACACGTGCAGATGACGTTCTTCCTTCCGCTAGACGGTTATCCTTGGTGCATTCTGATTCAAGGTGAAATGACCATTGttcttgaaatattaataaaaatctcgaaacgtataaattttttagaaaacaaGGAACTGTTTGTAAATTGATGAAAAGATtaagtgtaattaattaattaatcgagaAGGTTAATGCaatcattttcataaaaaattttattaccaaAGCATTTAGcgcttatttattttaatatgctGCTGACTGCAGATtacttatttacatattattaacAGGTATCAAGGAAAAAAAACAAGTCCAattagttttgaaaatttttatttcatttgcaaTGGCATTTTGCAAAACTTAGTATACAATTTATTCATCGAGTAGTCTTTGGTTTTTCTACTACTGTCTAACCCGTTCACCCTTGATTACAAATCTCAACCCtttcataaaattgaaaaagaaattctcgGTACTAAAATATTTTTGGCAGGAGAAAATTCATCGAGATCGAATCATTCTGAATGACTAACTCCTCTAAGGGATCCATCCAACCTCGTTCGTTTCGAAATCCTTATTCATGTTTGCTCTGGTGTTCCCTTCCGGTTTACTTGTACTCTCCTCGCTTCCTGCCAGTTTATGGTACACCTTGCTTCCTGCATTAGCCACCCATTGAACACCATCGCCTAGTTTCTCACCGGCTTTGCGAACCGCATTACCCAAGTTTTCGCTGGTGAATGTATTAGGATCGACGTTGATGTCTAACGTGTTGTTGCCTTTCGGACATCCGGATTGAGGAATGATGCTCAAATCGAAAGCATCCACGCCAAAGGAGTTTAATTGTTTGCGTATCTGGTCCACGTAGATCTTGTCCAGATCTCGATGTCTGGAGAGGATCGTCGCGCTTTGACGATGGGCGAATGCTAATTTTTGGCAGGAGAAAATAGCTGCGAAATTGTCGTAGTCTGTGTTGAACACCACGTGGGACGCACTTCCGGCTATACCTTGGAACAAAATGGCGCGAGTTAACCCCTTTAGAACGTTAGGTGGATATGGTACATTAAATACTACATTTAAATACatcttattattaaaattaataagttACGTCATTGCGAAGCAAGGGATTAATGATTATCCTCGATCGTAATTGGGCAATTTGTATCATGGATAGGGGCTGTTTAAATGTTTAATAAGGAGGGGAGGGAATTTGAGGAAAGTCTGATGAACTTGATTTTGATTCGTTAAGTGGTAATGATAGCTGTTCGGATAAATCGATATAGAACATCGATGtttctaataatttgaaaattagttgAATCCATTAAGGTCAGATTGCTAAAATATACGACTGACGTGAACCAGATCCAAAGGTTACGAGATTATAAGTTTGTCTTCAGATAAGAATTAGTATCGTGATACTTACTTAGAGGAAAGCGAACTTGCATTCGACCTGGTGTACTCGGTTCCGGAACGCTCAATTCACCGGTGTAATGATACTCGTGCTTCAATGGCGTAAGACCTGCGCATAGAGACGTCTCTTCATTACGGATAATTCATCCCACTTGCCAGACAGTTATCCTATTGACATGCTTTTATGAGTCCCGATGGGATCCAACGTTCTCCTTCTTTATTAATTCAAAAGCTTCCAGCAATGTATATAGCGCCACTAGAAGGTGGATATAAAAGGAAATCTCCCCCCCTTTTCCAGTAACCTGCTTGGCTATTGTTCGAATCTCTTCTAATAATACTCTTTCTATCAACATATTTCttggaaaaaaatttctttgcGCAAATTTTACCTAACACTGGATGATCAGAATCCTGGGTTACAACGTATTCTCCTGCTTCCTCGCCACGAGTGTAATTGTAAGTGATGCATTTGCTAGCAGTTGCTGTTTTCTGTATCACGTACCACACTCCTAGGAACTACAATGTTGCACATtagattttgtagaaaatgatagAAGTGTGTTTCATGTGCTTACTCGGTTCATTTGGAATCCTTGCATCGGTTCCACGATGGGACAAGCGCCCATATGGTACGTGTGTGCTTTAGCGAGAACAAAGCATCCAGCTAGGAATAACAAAGAGTTCAGTGTCTTCATCTgaaatagaaatattagaatggtttattaataattcgaCTATCAGATTGGAAATTCCAATCTTTTCATTCACATTTTCCTTATACGACTGAAAAATCCACTGGGATAATTGCAACTTTGTTATATCTTCGAATgttgcatttaaaaaaaaaaaatgatatttttaactATGTTTTATCCAAGATGGGGATTGGCCTTGATAACTTCTTGAATAACAAGATTTATCGACTCAGATTTTCCGTGTTTACTATAAACAACGAGAAGACGATGCGCTTTGTGCTTCCGAGCCGCTAATTAACAAAGCAGAACACAAAGAGCCACTTAAGCGAGATTGTACGAGCAAGTTACATTTACGTAAGGAAATAACGCGCGGAGTGGTTCAAGATTTCTTTCGAGATCTCTTTTGTCCGGGTGATAATGTTTCTTTCATAAAgtggtaaaaaattaattatgaatacgACTATCTTAATTTCTGAGCAAACGTATTcccttgaaaattttaatattaaaaatattcattttgaaaACGTGAATCGACTAATAGTATCCAAAAAAGAGttgattatttattatattctatgagaatgttatgaataataattctatGTGaccttttttgaaaaaaaaaaaatagtggaGGAGAATCATTATGGAAACGTGTAAATATTTATCAGTTACTGACCCCTCAGGCGATATTCAAAGTGTAAATGCAAAAATGGATGGCAATACGATTGTGTAAAACATGAAAATTGTCAAAGAGGCATATACTCACTTTGAAGCGATGTTGTCAGTCCCTGAGCTGGTACTGTAAACACTAGATTCATTGGAGAAGGACTTTATGAGGCGTGCCCCACTCTGAATCCAATTATGGGTCACGCACACTTCCAATGGACTATGTGATGGTCAATACGATATACGTAACTTCTTCAGAATTATGTTGCAAATGTATTATCAGAAGAACAGAATATCTTACTAGATGTGCAACATTAACACATTAGCAAGGCAAAAGAGaaccaaatgaaaaaaaatggcaaattttgaaataaaaatttagaagACGTACTAAGTCTTCTAGAAATTGTTGACGTTAGCAGTTCATTGATGCGACACAATTTTATCAATCTTATTACATTCGAATTAAATTGACTGTCCAGCCAGCTTCATTGTCTTCTATTGGACCACACAAATTCATTTAAGCTCAATGAACACATTTTTCTCACAGTAAAATTTAAGCGAAGGAGCAATAAGGAACGGATTCAAtgtctaattaaaaaaataccaACGGCATAATTAAGTCACATGTGTTTATTCATCGTGATACACGTTTTGAAAGTGAACGCGAACGATGTGCTACACCGACCACGTTGCTTCGCTCACTGCCATCGCGTAGACACTTATTCGTACAGATAATAGGATAAATCGAACCTTTGCGGATAAATATATGCGTGTAATGAATTTCACGAACGACGCGACATAATTTCGTATTTAACGAGCTGATGtgtaacacacacacacatgcacacatacatacacgcACAAACATGATAGCACACCGAATGTGTATGGTACTTAATTCGCGtagtgtatacatatattatctgTTTATATAGAAATATCttattttgtatatatatatatatatatcatctatacgtatgtatacatagaattatttatataaagctTCGTTTatagaatatattaaattttaatgtttccGTGTGTTCGCGATGGAACGACATTGAATTGGCATTTTGTACATACACGAATTTGTGATCCTCTTCTTGAATGAAAAAGATTTTCGAACACGATTTTTCATGGTACACAGTACAACACGAACTGGTCCCtatgatttttttcattttttatttctgttaaACAAACTATCAACAGCACCTTAACTTTTAACGATTTCGTGGAACAAAGGATCTGGTTTGATCAGTTTCGTGCCATGCAAGGTAAATGTAGAATCGAAAATTTGATTTGAATTTTATGGATGAAGATGAAGAGTGAGCTTCATAACACGAACATTTAACGAATTTCGTGTAAAAGCGCTTTTACGTCGCAGAGATTCAGCTTCGAGCTTTAAATAGCAAAGGAAAATATACGGAAAACGCTGGTTCGTTTCCAAAAATACTTGGAGTGATCCTTTATCCGTTGCGTAGTTGTTTCTTTCCCAAAGAATATGTTAGAAAATTTCTGTCTTCCTTGCATGGCATTCGATGCATCGAAATGATTCTCCCAATTAGACCAcggatatttatgcaaatatataaattagTTAACTTTACTTAAACAATCAGTTTACTTCCGGTAttctcaatgttttattttattctagacAGTATATGTTTAGTAAATTCCAATATAATTGCATAAAGATTCGTAATCATCTCGTTGTATaacttaaattaaattagacgATTTTTCGCAATAATTAAGCCGTTGATCGAATCGATACTCTTTatagaataaaatatgaaaagtttcatttcatttattattcgaaGAAGATCAATTGCATTATCCTTAAAATTCTAATGGAACGAGCTTATACAGTAACGAAAGGTGGCTCGACAAACGATATTCGTTTCACAAATACAATGTACAAATCTATTTTCGTCacgaattaattatattctaatcattttcTAAACGTAGT
Encoded here:
- the LOC117604798 gene encoding apolipoprotein D-like, giving the protein MKTLNSLLFLAGCFVLAKAHTYHMGACPIVEPMQGFQMNRFLGVWYVIQKTATASKCITYNYTRGEEAGEYVVTQDSDHPVLGLTPLKHEYHYTGELSVPEPSTPGRMQVRFPLSIAGSASHVVFNTDYDNFAAIFSCQKLAFAHRQSATILSRHRDLDKIYVDQIRKQLNSFGVDAFDLSIIPQSGCPKGNNTLDINVDPNTFTSENLGNAVRKAGEKLGDGVQWVANAGSKVYHKLAGSEESTSKPEGNTRANMNKDFETNEVGWIP
- the LOC117604797 gene encoding acidic phospholipase A2 PA4 isoform X3 encodes the protein MLAVVLLLIPILWGDETEASVLVADNTMSRMVELNAVPPFCALYTDRGVIQKMVLGADPRKVMQVSSKLVTDLEKTCKASYDKGKNQPPGGGLIYPGTKWCGPGTLAKSYDELGQHAAEDACCREHDHCPYVISPQECIHGICNNSPFTRSHCDCDAKFRRCLQNLNTEVANTLGALFFNVIQVTCFKERRPCSQWQRNGYAESESNRLCSQYKFRPSDKYVPLMPLNIN
- the LOC117604797 gene encoding group 3 secretory phospholipase A2 isoform X2, whose amino-acid sequence is MLAVVLLLIPILWGDETEASVLVADNTMSRMVELNAVPPFCALYTDRGVIQKMVLGADPRKVMQVSSKLVTDLEKTCKASYDKGKNQPPGGGLIYPGTKWCGPGTLAKSYDELGQHAAEDACCREHDHCPYVISPQECIHGICNNSPFTRSHCDCDAKFRRCLQNLNTEVANTLGALFFNVIQVTCFKERRPCSQWQSCPMYWEHSSRYEINKSPRDYYAHKILFFKMFLQAMREILRKKEQFLRGYA
- the LOC117604797 gene encoding phospholipase A2 hemilipin isoform X1, translating into MLAVVLLLIPILWGDETEASVLVADNTMSRMVELNAVPPFCALYTDRGVIQKMVLGADPRKVMQVSSKLVTDLEKTCKASYDKGKNQPPGGGLIYPGTKWCGPGTLAKSYDELGQHAAEDACCREHDHCPYVISPQECIHGICNNSPFTRSHCDCDAKFRRCLQNLNTEVANTLGALFFNVIQVTCFKERRPCSQWQSCPMYWEHSSRYEINKSPRDYYAHKILFFKMFLQAMREILRKKEQFLRGYANGYAESESNRLCSQYKFRPSDKYVPLMPLNIN